In Aptenodytes patagonicus chromosome 6, bAptPat1.pri.cur, whole genome shotgun sequence, one genomic interval encodes:
- the RNF7 gene encoding RING-box protein 2 isoform X2 — translation MADVEDGDEPGAPHSHPGSAGSKAGAPDKMFSLKKWNAVAMWSWDVECDTCAICRVQMPVLDVKLKTNKKIVLWFGENAIIPSTIAACPCG, via the exons ATGGCCGATGTGGAGGACGGGGACGAGCCCGGCGCCCCCCACTCGCACCCGGGCTCTGCGGGCTCCAAGGCGGGCGCCCCCGACAAGATGTTCTCGCTGAAGAAGTGGAACGCGGTGGCCATGTGGAGCTGGGATGTGGAGTGCGACACCTGCGCCATTTGCCGGGTGCAG ATGCCTGTCTTAGATGtcaagctgaaaacaaacaagaagattGTGTTG tgGTTTGGGGAGAATGCAATCATTCCTTCCACAATTGCTGCATGTCCTTGTGGGTGA
- the RNF7 gene encoding RING-box protein 2 isoform X1 has protein sequence MADVEDGDEPGAPHSHPGSAGSKAGAPDKMFSLKKWNAVAMWSWDVECDTCAICRVQVMDACLRCQAENKQEDCVVVWGECNHSFHNCCMSLWVKQNNRCPLCQQDWVVQRIGK, from the exons ATGGCCGATGTGGAGGACGGGGACGAGCCCGGCGCCCCCCACTCGCACCCGGGCTCTGCGGGCTCCAAGGCGGGCGCCCCCGACAAGATGTTCTCGCTGAAGAAGTGGAACGCGGTGGCCATGTGGAGCTGGGATGTGGAGTGCGACACCTGCGCCATTTGCCGGGTGCAGGTCATGG ATGCCTGTCTTAGATGtcaagctgaaaacaaacaagaagattGTGTTG tgGTTTGGGGAGAATGCAATCATTCCTTCCACAATTGCTGCATGTCCTTGTGGGTGAAACAGAATAATCGCTGTCCTCTCTGTCAGCAGGACTGGGTAGTCCAGAGAATAGGCAAATAA